In one window of Fibrobacter sp. UWT2 DNA:
- a CDS encoding FISUMP domain-containing protein, whose product MKKFLIKPIIATIAIALFACSGEGTASSPENETSETASSSSGNKSSSSNKGSSSSENSKGNSSDSQGKSSSSGKSTSGSSSSTTSSSSTTSSTSEFSYIIENSGMHLNLMSMKLLDKRDWQTYDIELRSDSTLHMIQPLNYETPDSRCYNDLPENCKRYGRLYTWLDVTQTKNFSCIATEKICPQGWTISPDGTKGYYGGYFEHGENYRGVGKVQLYWGTHPLSTMVVDKNCDENIEYKKFCKDSSDCNFDSYYWYTDALYVHCYYPQKMKIPDSIKVQSTYTVPEYTIVDISKEYSGEYGEIIDERDGNIYKTVKIGTQTWMAENLRFAIDSSWCYDRTCDGNEYLGRYYRWEQAIGQSGYPSKDTLQWPIQGVCPKDWHIPTFEEWETLFSYILEQTNGLFISKALMTTQSWGSVKQAGYNTFGFNLMPSGYLYHYYSSGILGGKSYGGAAANVMLMIADRSDSTVYVEPPREESEPYYYKASSSTRDYPNIRCVLGKGNYGVYPQQSEEDEGN is encoded by the coding sequence ATGAAGAAGTTTCTGATTAAACCAATCATTGCAACCATTGCAATCGCACTATTCGCCTGTAGTGGCGAAGGAACCGCCTCGTCTCCAGAAAACGAGACCTCTGAGACGGCATCATCCTCTTCCGGCAACAAGTCCAGTTCTTCAAATAAGGGCTCGTCGTCCTCGGAGAATTCAAAAGGCAACTCTTCGGATTCACAAGGCAAGAGTTCCTCTAGCGGGAAATCAACATCAGGTTCATCCTCTTCGACAACATCCTCTAGCTCTACGACATCATCGACGTCTGAATTTTCGTACATCATCGAAAACAGCGGAATGCACTTGAATCTAATGTCGATGAAGCTTTTAGACAAGCGTGACTGGCAAACCTACGATATAGAACTCAGGTCCGACAGTACATTGCACATGATTCAGCCTCTCAACTACGAGACTCCGGATAGTCGCTGCTACAATGATCTTCCTGAAAATTGCAAGCGCTACGGTCGTCTTTACACCTGGCTTGACGTTACCCAAACTAAAAATTTTAGCTGCATCGCGACCGAAAAAATCTGCCCTCAAGGATGGACAATTTCGCCAGATGGCACCAAAGGATATTACGGCGGATATTTTGAACACGGTGAAAATTACAGAGGCGTCGGCAAGGTTCAACTATACTGGGGAACACATCCCCTGTCTACAATGGTTGTCGACAAGAACTGCGACGAGAACATAGAATACAAAAAATTCTGCAAGGACTCTAGCGACTGCAATTTTGACAGTTATTACTGGTACACTGACGCCCTATACGTTCATTGCTATTATCCGCAAAAAATGAAGATTCCCGACAGCATAAAAGTTCAATCAACCTATACTGTCCCCGAGTACACCATAGTCGACATCTCCAAAGAATATTCAGGTGAATATGGTGAAATCATTGATGAACGCGACGGAAACATTTACAAGACCGTAAAAATCGGCACCCAAACTTGGATGGCCGAAAATTTACGATTCGCCATTGACAGCAGTTGGTGTTACGACAGAACCTGTGACGGGAACGAATACCTCGGTCGCTACTACAGATGGGAACAGGCAATTGGGCAATCCGGGTACCCCTCTAAAGACACCTTGCAATGGCCTATTCAAGGAGTTTGTCCCAAGGACTGGCACATTCCCACTTTTGAAGAATGGGAAACCCTGTTTAGCTACATTCTTGAACAAACCAACGGTCTTTTTATTTCCAAGGCTCTCATGACAACCCAAAGCTGGGGTTCCGTAAAACAAGCCGGTTACAACACCTTCGGATTCAATCTGATGCCCTCTGGTTATTTGTATCATTACTATAGTTCCGGTATTCTTGGCGGAAAATCCTATGGCGGTGCCGCAGCCAACGTGATGCTCATGATAGCAGACCGTTCAGATTCCACCGTCTATGTAGAACCCCCTAGAGAAGAATCTGAACCCTATTACTACAAAGCTTCATCAAGCACTCGCGACTACCCCAACATACGTTGCGTTTTAGGCAAAGGAAATTACGGGGTTTATCCGCAGCAAAGTGAAGAAGACGAAGGAAACTAA